A DNA window from Thermosynechococcaceae cyanobacterium Okahandja contains the following coding sequences:
- the aroQ gene encoding type II 3-dehydroquinate dehydratase, translating to MAFKVLVLHGPNLNLLGQREPRIYGQTTLETINQSLYELAESLGVTLECLQSNHEGVLIDAIQAAPSHAQGILINPAAYTHTSVALRDAIAAVALPTVEVHLSNIHQRESFRHHSYIAPVALGQIAGFGAESYLLGLRALVTYLQRAADR from the coding sequence TTGGCATTTAAGGTGCTAGTGTTGCACGGCCCCAACTTAAACCTGCTGGGGCAGCGTGAGCCGCGGATCTATGGTCAAACAACATTAGAGACCATTAACCAATCCCTCTATGAGCTAGCGGAGAGTTTAGGGGTCACGCTGGAGTGCCTGCAATCTAATCATGAAGGGGTGCTGATCGATGCTATTCAGGCTGCTCCCTCCCATGCTCAGGGTATTTTAATTAATCCTGCGGCCTATACCCATACCAGTGTGGCACTTCGGGATGCGATCGCCGCGGTGGCCTTACCTACGGTTGAGGTACACCTTAGCAATATTCATCAACGGGAGTCATTTCGTCATCACTCCTACATTGCACCGGTGGCGCTGGGGCAAATTGCCGGCTTTGGGGCTGAGAGCTATTTGCTGGGGTTGCGGGCACTGGTCACGTACTTGCAGCGGGCCGCAGACCGCTAG
- a CDS encoding YqeG family HAD IIIA-type phosphatase yields MTLGALAKLLQPNLVLQGTIEQLHPTLLQKQQLRGLVLDVDDTLLPTWDADLSPEVRAWLLDIKGQMQIWLVSNNLNYRRIERIANDVELPFLMGAGKPSRRKIRQAVDAMNLPFAAVAMVGDRLFTDILAGNRLGMFTILVNPILVSRLDGKSWVRNLEFWLAQQLGAPIITNAQDPYRREIP; encoded by the coding sequence ATGACTCTAGGTGCGCTTGCAAAATTGCTCCAACCCAATTTGGTTTTGCAAGGGACAATTGAACAGCTACACCCTACCCTTTTGCAAAAACAGCAATTGCGGGGGCTTGTCTTAGATGTGGATGATACCCTACTGCCCACATGGGATGCAGACCTCTCACCGGAGGTACGCGCATGGCTGCTAGACATTAAAGGGCAGATGCAAATTTGGTTGGTGAGTAACAACCTCAACTATCGCCGCATTGAACGTATTGCCAACGATGTAGAGTTACCCTTTTTAATGGGTGCAGGTAAACCCTCGCGGCGCAAAATTCGCCAAGCCGTTGATGCCATGAACCTCCCCTTTGCGGCAGTGGCCATGGTGGGCGATCGCCTCTTCACCGACATTTTGGCGGGCAATCGGCTGGGCATGTTTACCATTTTGGTGAACCCGATCCTTGTCAGCCGCCTAGACGGTAAGTCATGGGTGCGCAACCTAGAGTTTTGGCTGGCACAGCAACTCGGTGCCCCCATTATTACCAATGCCCAAGACCCATACCGTAGGGAAATCCCCTAG
- a CDS encoding peptidoglycan DD-metalloendopeptidase family protein: MQRHGRWLSLVLAIVALVLGAVATRATTPPLEYWQRVMQEHQQHQQAVGQQRQQLERLEDAASDRLDRLEDNVAATTNQLADVKDRLAAAETMLKELERQQEATAQRYHANVAVISDRLRRLQRYRQIPYWAMLFEAETLNDWFDQQQRLRQVYKRDRQHLETLQRDRQRLAQQERHIKTQQRYIQALRQQLEKQQDIYAREAASQRQLVQRLRSDRRALESIEAQLARDSMAIQQFLGQRLGYVPQGPPPLPQSGRLAYPIRAPITSHFGWRIHPILGTWRFHTGTDFGADFGTLIYAAHSGTVVLAGWSGGYGQTVILDHGGGLTTLYAHAQRLLVREGQVVQQGQPIAEVGSTGLSTGPHLHFEVRVNGEPTDPLAYL, from the coding sequence ATGCAACGACACGGTCGCTGGCTATCGCTTGTGCTAGCTATTGTTGCCCTTGTGCTGGGGGCGGTAGCTACCCGTGCGACAACACCGCCCTTGGAGTATTGGCAGCGGGTGATGCAGGAACATCAACAGCATCAGCAGGCGGTGGGGCAGCAACGTCAGCAGTTAGAACGCCTTGAGGACGCGGCCAGCGATCGCCTCGATCGCCTTGAAGACAATGTGGCAGCCACCACAAACCAGTTGGCGGATGTTAAGGATCGCCTTGCGGCTGCCGAAACCATGCTGAAGGAACTGGAACGTCAGCAGGAGGCAACGGCTCAACGCTACCACGCCAATGTTGCGGTCATTAGCGATCGCCTGCGGCGGTTGCAGCGCTATCGCCAAATTCCCTACTGGGCCATGCTCTTTGAGGCGGAGACCCTCAACGATTGGTTTGATCAGCAGCAGCGACTGCGCCAAGTTTACAAGCGCGATCGCCAACACCTAGAAACTCTCCAGCGCGATCGTCAGCGCCTTGCGCAGCAGGAGCGCCACATCAAAACCCAACAGCGCTATATTCAGGCTCTGCGCCAACAACTGGAAAAACAACAGGATATCTACGCCCGCGAAGCGGCCAGCCAACGCCAACTGGTACAACGCCTGCGGAGCGATCGACGTGCCCTTGAGTCGATCGAAGCCCAACTTGCCCGCGATAGCATGGCCATTCAGCAATTTTTGGGGCAGCGCCTTGGCTATGTACCTCAGGGGCCACCCCCCTTACCCCAAAGTGGCCGCCTCGCCTATCCGATTCGCGCCCCCATTACCAGTCACTTTGGGTGGCGCATCCATCCTATTTTGGGCACGTGGCGCTTTCACACTGGCACGGACTTTGGTGCGGATTTTGGTACCCTGATCTATGCTGCCCACAGCGGCACCGTTGTTTTAGCCGGTTGGTCGGGGGGCTATGGCCAAACGGTGATCCTTGATCATGGCGGTGGCCTAACCACCCTTTATGCCCATGCGCAACGCCTACTGGTGCGCGAAGGTCAAGTGGTGCAGCAGGGGCAACCCATTGCCGAAGTGGGTTCTACAGGGCTTTCGACAGGGCCTCACTTACACTTTGAGGTGCGGGTGAACGGCGAACCCACTGATCCCTTAGCCTATCTCTAG
- the cas2e gene encoding type I-E CRISPR-associated endoribonuclease Cas2e, giving the protein MIVIVVENVKPSLRGELSRWLFELKAGVFAGRVSAIVRDELWSMIETKLGKGSAVMIYTQNTEQGFGARILGTPSHTLEDIDGLFLVKTR; this is encoded by the coding sequence ATGATTGTTATTGTGGTTGAGAATGTTAAGCCCTCTCTAAGGGGTGAACTGAGTCGTTGGCTGTTTGAACTCAAGGCGGGAGTGTTTGCTGGGCGCGTGTCTGCGATCGTGCGAGACGAACTATGGAGCATGATAGAGACAAAGCTTGGTAAAGGCTCTGCGGTGATGATTTACACTCAAAATACCGAACAGGGTTTTGGTGCAAGGATATTGGGAACGCCATCACATACCCTAGAGGATATAGATGGTCTCTTTCTGGTCAAGACGCGCTGA